A window of the Emys orbicularis isolate rEmyOrb1 chromosome 1, rEmyOrb1.hap1, whole genome shotgun sequence genome harbors these coding sequences:
- the LOC135890513 gene encoding olfactory receptor 52E2-like, translated as MSDSNTTDFTNPSTFILLGIPGLEAAHIWISIPFCAMYAIAVLGNFTILFIVKRESSLHGPMFYFLCMLAVSDLVMSTSTIPKMLSIFWFNSREISFSACLTQMYFVLSFSGMESGILVAMAFDRYVAICNPLRYSTTLTNSVVAKIGLAVVLRSGILALPYPFLARQWPYCRTNIIPHFYCGHIAVVKLACADISISSYYGLFDLLSVIGMDVFFIAVSYTLILRAIFRLPTKDARLKTFGTCISHLCAISALYIPDFFSSLIQRFGHNLPRHFLILITSVYQLVPPMLHPIIYGVRTKQIWGRLLQLLTHKGT; from the coding sequence atgTCAGATTCTAACAcaaccgacttcaccaacccctcaaCCTTCATCCTACTTGGCATTCCTGGCCTAGAGGCAGCCCATATCTGGATCTCCATTCCCTTCTGTGCTATGTACGCCATAGCTGTGTtagggaacttcaccatcctgttcatcgtGAAGAGGGAGTCGAGCCTCCACGGACCCAtgttctatttcctctgcatgctggccgtcaGCGACCTGGTCATGTCCACATCCACCATAccgaaaatgctgagcatcttctggttcaattccagggagatcagtttcagtgcctgcctcacccagatgtacttcgTTCTCTCCTTCTCAGGGATGGAGTCTGGAATCCttgtggccatggcttttgatcgctatgtggccatctgcaATCCTCTGAGATATTCCACCACCCTGACAAACTCTGTTGTGGCCAAGATAGGCCTGGCCGTGGTGCTGCGCAGTGGCATACTCGCATTACCCTATCCCTTCCTGGCGAGGCaatggccatattgcagaaccaacatcatcccccacttCTATTGTGGGCATATagctgtggtgaagctggcctgcgctGACATCAGTATCAGTAGTTACTATGGCCTGTTTGATCTTCTCTCTGTGATCGGAATGGATGTGTTTTTTATCGCCGTGTCCTATACTCTGATCCTCCGGGCCATCTtccgcctccccacaaaggatgcccgGCTCAAAACTTTTGGGACCTGCATCTCTCATCTTTGTGCCATCTCAGCTTTGTACATCCCAGACTTTTTCTCCTCTCTCATTCAGCGGTTTGGCCACAATCTGCCAAGGCATTTCCTCATTCTCATTACCAGTGTGTACCAGCTGGTTCCCCCCATGCTACACCCCATCATTTAtggggtgaggaccaaacagatctggggcaggctgctccagctccttACTCATAAAGGAACCTAA
- the LOC135893194 gene encoding olfactory receptor 52E4-like, translating to MSDSNTTDFTNPSTFILLGIPGLEAAHIWISIPFCAIYSIALLGNFSILFIVMREPSLHGPMFYFLCMLAVSDLVMSTSTLPKMLSIFWFNSREISFSACLTQMYFVHSFTKMESGILVAMAFDRYVAICNPLRYSTILKNSVVAKIGLAVVLRSGIITLPYPFLVRQWPYCRTNIIPHFYCGYIAVVKLACADIRISSYYGLFNIISVSGMDLFFIAVSYTLILRAIFRLPTKDARLKTFGTCISHLCAISVLYIPDLVSSLIQRFSQNVPLHFLILITSVYQLVPPMLHPIIYGVRTKQIRGRLLQLFTHKET from the coding sequence ATGTCAGATTCTAACAcaaccgacttcaccaacccctccaccttcatcctactTGGGATTCCTGGCCTAGAGGCAGCCCATATCTGGATCTCCATTCCCTTCTGTGCTATATACTCCATAGCTTTATTGGGGAACTTCAGCATCCTTTTCATTGTGATGAGGGAGCCAAGCCTCCACGGGCCCAtgttctatttcctctgcatgctggccgtcaGCGACCTGGTCATGTCCACATCCACCCtacccaaaatgctgagcatcttctggttcaattccagggagatcagtttcagtgcctgcctcacacAGATGTATTTCGTTCACTCCTTcaccaagatggagtctggaatcctcgtggccatggcttttgatcgctacgtCGCCATCTGCAATCCGCTGAGATATTCCACGATCCTGAAAAACTCTGTTGTGGCCAAGATAGGCCTGGCCGTGGTGCTGCGTAGTGGCATAATCACATTACCCTATCCCTTCCTGGTGAGgcagtggccatattgcagaaccaacatcatcccccacttCTATTGTGGGTATATagctgtggtgaagctggcctgcgctGACATCCGCATCAGTAGTTACTATGGCCTGTTTAATATTATCTCTGTGAGTGgaatggatttattttttatcGCCGTGTCCTATACTctgatcctcagggccatcttccgcctccccacaaaggatgcccgGCTCAAAACATTTGGAACCTGCATCTCTCATCTTTGTGCTATCTCAGTTTTGTACATCCCAGATTTAGTCTCCTCTCTCATTCAGCGGTTTAGCCAAAATGTGCCACTGCATTTCCTCATTCTCATTACCAGCGTGTACCAGCTGGTGCCCCCCATGCTGCACCCCATCATTTAtggggtgaggaccaaacagatccggggcaggctgctccagctctttacTCATAAAGAGACCTAA